The genomic region TTGGGGAGTTTGTCGCCGAACGCCAGCTTGAGGATGTTGCGCCAGACACCGTTGAAGTACGCGGCGGCGGCCGAGTCGGACTCCTGGGTGTAGTCCCAGCCCTCCAGCAGCTTCTGCGCCTCGCGGACACTCTTGTCGGCGATGCCGATCTTCTTCAGCTCCGGCACCAGCTTCGCGGCGATCGCGCTCTGGTTGTCCATCTGCATCGTCTGCATGTCGTCGGTCGAGATCTTCTCGCCGCCGTCGATCTTCTTCTGGATCAGGTCGTTGATCCGCTGGCTGCGGGTGCCGTAGCCCCAGTCCTTGGTGAGCATGTGCTCGTAGTCGTCACCGATGACCGCCTGGTTGGCGGTGACGATGTAGCCGCGGTCCGGGTCGTACTCGTACGGCAGCTCGTCGAACGGGATGGGGTCCTTCTCCCAGCCGTAGGCGGCGGACCAGCCGGGGCTCGGCGTCGTACCGTCGCCCTTGAGGCGGACCGGGATCTTGCCGGGCGCCTGGTAGCCGATGTGCCCCTCGGTGTCCGCGTAGATGAGGTTCTGCGACGGCACCTCGAAGTGCGCGGCCGCCTTACGGAAGCTCGTGAAGTCCTTGGCCCGGTTGAGCTCGAAGACCGCGTCCATGGACTTCCCCGGGTCCAGCGCCGTCCACTTCAGGGAGACTCCGTACCCGTCGCCCCGGTCCGGCGCCGAGGTGGTGACGGGAGCCTTCTTGCCGACCTTCTCCAACTCGGCGCTGCGGTCGGAGACCAGCGGGCCGTTGTTGGTCTCGCGGACGGTGATCGTCCTGCTCTTCCCGCCCGCGACCTTGATGGTCTCCTCGCGGGTGATGAAGGGCTCGGTCTTGCCGTCGTACTGGTATCCGTCGGCCGAGACCTTCTCCAGGAACAGGTCGGTGACGTCCGCGCCGAGGTTGGTGAAGCCCCAGGCGATGTCCTGGTTGTGGCCGATGATCACACCGGGCATCCCGGAGAAGGTGTAGCCGGCGGTGTCGTACCGGCACGACTCCGAGAGCTGACGGCAGTGCAGCCCCATCTGGTACCAGAGCGAGGGCAGCTGCGGCGCCAGGTGCGGGTCGTTGGCGAGCAGCGGCTTGCCCGTCGTCGTGTACTCGCCGGAGACCACCCAGGAGTTCGACCCGATGCCGTTGCCGTTGGGGCCGAGCAGCGCCGGGATCTCGTCGAGGCTCTCGGAGAGCGCGGAGAGCTGGGTGTTCAGACCCTCGGTCGCGCCCGCGACGGTCCCCGGACCGATGTCGCCCGACGGCTCGGCCTCGGGGTCGTACTTCCCGGTGACCGGGGAGACCGCGCCCTGCTCGACGATCGGCTTGTTCTTCTCGTACGGGTAGTCCGGGTAGAGGTCCTTGATCTGCTTCGCGCTGAGCCTGCTGGTCATCAGCGAGCGGTCGATCTCGTCCTGCATGTTCCCGCGCAGGTCCCAGGCCATCGCCTTCAGCCAGGCGACCGAGTCGACCGGGGTCCACTCGGTGGGCTTGTAGTCGTTGGTCAGGCCGAGCGCCGCGTACTCGACGGAGATGTCCTTGCCGTCCTTGCCGTCCAGATACGCGTTCACCCCCTCCGCGTACGCCCGGAGGTTCTTCTTGGTGTCCTCGTCCAGGACCTCGTCGTACTCCTTCTGCGCGACCTTGCGCCAGCCCAGCGTCCGCAGGAAGGAGTCGGTCCCGACCTGGCCGGCTCCGAACATCTCGGAGAGCCGTCCCGAGGTCATGTGACGGCGTACGTCCATCTCCCAGAAGCGGTCCTGGGCCTGGAC from Streptomyces sp. QL37 harbors:
- a CDS encoding penicillin acylase family protein, with the translated sequence MPANTTAPSGSSDAKKTGRKKGRRARLIVIVLVLALVAGVGYGAYWSVSTVRASYPQTTGSLELKGLSGDVDVKRDDYGIPQIYADTDSDLFRAQGFVQAQDRFWEMDVRRHMTSGRLSEMFGAGQVGTDSFLRTLGWRKVAQKEYDEVLDEDTKKNLRAYAEGVNAYLDGKDGKDISVEYAALGLTNDYKPTEWTPVDSVAWLKAMAWDLRGNMQDEIDRSLMTSRLSAKQIKDLYPDYPYEKNKPIVEQGAVSPVTGKYDPEAEPSGDIGPGTVAGATEGLNTQLSALSESLDEIPALLGPNGNGIGSNSWVVSGEYTTTGKPLLANDPHLAPQLPSLWYQMGLHCRQLSESCRYDTAGYTFSGMPGVIIGHNQDIAWGFTNLGADVTDLFLEKVSADGYQYDGKTEPFITREETIKVAGGKSRTITVRETNNGPLVSDRSAELEKVGKKAPVTTSAPDRGDGYGVSLKWTALDPGKSMDAVFELNRAKDFTSFRKAAAHFEVPSQNLIYADTEGHIGYQAPGKIPVRLKGDGTTPSPGWSAAYGWEKDPIPFDELPYEYDPDRGYIVTANQAVIGDDYEHMLTKDWGYGTRSQRINDLIQKKIDGGEKISTDDMQTMQMDNQSAIAAKLVPELKKIGIADKSVREAQKLLEGWDYTQESDSAAAAYFNGVWRNILKLAFGDKLPKEMRAEGDCVYVKPVPGTGPVDEQDKLVRECGQRAPDAAQPDGGDRWYEVVESILDDQDNAWWKVPAKGREEAVDSRDELFARAMEDARWELTAELGKDMSTWSWGRLHQLTLRNQTLGTDGPDLLQRALNRGPWDLGGGEAAVNATGWNAAGGYEVIWVPSMRMVVNVGDWDKSRWINLTGASGHAFSAHYTDQTDKWVEGELLDWSFGADAVKQSTVDSLTLKKP